In Saccharomonospora marina XMU15, one genomic interval encodes:
- a CDS encoding cytochrome P450 yields the protein MSTRSVSPDSLVSVAAHSSGEVLEAWRWMRAHDPVHWHPGGEFSGFWSVTRHADVRAVYQDAAIFTSAAGVLLRPADRGGDPGGGMTLALTDPPRHRDLRAVVAEWFGARSVRALVGLMRETTRALLRRAVDRGECEFVRDVAAPLSHAMICRLMGVPDADRESVFEWSSEAFHRGTSLTTHHELARYFVDLMERKVAEPADDIVTALVTGAPAGALLSAEEVLFNCENLLGATENGRLGLAGAVQALVEHPGQWRLLRARRDLIPGTVEETLRWTSSAVHSVRTAATAVELRGRRIAAGDKVALWLPSANRDEEVFAEPDRFDVSRTPNRHLAFAAGEHFCIGNVLARAETTVLLEELVVLAARLEPAGPVVPVRSIAVRGPERLPVRLVPA from the coding sequence TTGAGCACGCGGAGCGTCTCCCCCGACTCCCTCGTGTCCGTGGCGGCGCACTCCTCGGGCGAGGTGCTGGAAGCGTGGCGGTGGATGCGGGCGCACGACCCGGTGCACTGGCACCCGGGCGGCGAATTCTCGGGGTTCTGGTCGGTGACCCGCCACGCGGACGTCCGCGCCGTGTACCAGGACGCCGCCATCTTCACCTCGGCCGCCGGAGTGCTCCTGAGACCCGCGGACCGCGGCGGCGACCCCGGTGGGGGGATGACCCTGGCGTTGACTGACCCCCCTCGGCACCGGGATCTGCGAGCGGTCGTCGCGGAGTGGTTCGGTGCGCGCTCGGTGCGGGCACTGGTCGGCCTGATGCGCGAGACGACACGCGCGCTGCTGCGGCGGGCGGTCGACCGGGGGGAGTGCGAATTCGTCCGCGACGTGGCCGCTCCGCTCTCCCATGCGATGATCTGCCGGCTCATGGGTGTGCCCGACGCCGACCGCGAAAGCGTCTTCGAGTGGTCGAGCGAGGCCTTTCACCGAGGCACCTCCCTCACCACCCACCACGAGCTCGCCCGCTACTTCGTCGACCTCATGGAGCGCAAGGTGGCCGAACCCGCGGACGACATCGTTACCGCCTTGGTCACCGGCGCCCCCGCGGGCGCGCTCCTGTCGGCCGAGGAAGTGCTGTTTAACTGCGAAAACCTGCTGGGCGCCACGGAGAACGGGCGGCTCGGGCTCGCGGGAGCCGTGCAGGCGCTGGTCGAGCACCCCGGCCAGTGGCGCCTGCTGCGAGCCCGGCGCGACCTGATCCCGGGCACGGTGGAGGAGACGCTGCGCTGGACGTCCAGCGCGGTGCACAGCGTGCGTACCGCCGCGACCGCAGTCGAGCTGCGAGGTAGGCGGATCGCGGCCGGTGACAAGGTGGCGCTGTGGCTTCCGTCGGCGAACCGGGACGAGGAGGTCTTCGCCGAACCGGACCGCTTCGACGTCTCCCGTACCCCCAACCGGCACCTGGCCTTCGCGGCGGGTGAGCACTTCTGCATCGGTAACGTCCTCGCGCGCGCCGAGACCACTGTGCTGCTGGAAGAACTGGTGGTTCTGGCCGCCCGGCTGGAGCCCGCCGGGCCGGTGGTCCCGGTGCGATCGATCGCCGTCCGGGGCCCGGAACGGCTGCCAGTCCGCCTGGTTCCTGCGTGA
- a CDS encoding AMP-binding protein: MRTEPGRGSPASAGDGCLHEGVVRNARRAPGSLAVAGAQRLTYAELDDASGTWAALLAAAGVGPTWIVPIVLPRSASLVLAALAVLKTGGAYALLDPGWPEARIREAVARLGAKLVVCHDDVSLAGDVARWVPPSRPVPVPGWRPVPVDPSAPSTAFLTSGTTGTPKFVVSPHRATTRLFGPQSFARFSPGTVVAVASPVSWDAFSLELWSALVSGGTAAIVPEPFLSAEALRTTVAEHGTDTAWLTSSLFNVIVDEDPGAFQGLCQLMVGGERLSPPHVARFLRAHPRIVLINGYGPVENTIFMTTHRVEPGDCDRPGGIPLGVAVGGTQVHVLDGDRPCAPGETGEICASGTGLALGYLDDPERTARSFTAVAIDGAAERVYRTGDLGVLDSAGLLHFKGRADRQVKVRGHRVELAEIERQVERVLPSVRSCRVLARRTAAGDTTELVAFCVPIRAGDTLADAVPTLHAAMLPHHRPAAVVGVGGFPLTERGKLDERALWESLPAAASSAPDADALSPGGTAQVVAGVFAAVLGVSAVPRDVPFTRLGGTSLDAGRVCARLSTQLGRQVPVSVLYRYETAAALAAWAAETAPPEESGHDDRGDVPLTPQQLLFLSRELAGPQDRTSHCLLVWAVEGPLDHTALRSAIAALHARHEPLRSAYLADPRPCAIPIDVPPPDLVVLPAHRTETEALVALRGELGRELDIAGAAVWRAAVVPSADDHTSALLGCAVHHIAFDGWSESVFARDLAALYNRARELPWTLPAKPPSPAAIRAGDVSYASQADLPAQRARLAQELAGTPEIRWPGAPAGGQAGEPGLVTATIPAETVVAVDAAAVRAGTSRFAVLLAQHAGALAELTGQQDFGIGVPVACRDRPGLEDAVGCHITMVCVRLRDDAVNGGGRAIEETGRALRRALAAQDVPLNTMLAWGTNRTRGRAPLFQTLFALQDNDVPRLELTGVRTRFRRQRYLDLPLELHAELWPDADGGLGLTVYFRPEAVAEQDARNLALGFTRRLESIGSEVQS; this comes from the coding sequence ATGCGGACGGAGCCAGGCCGGGGCTCGCCGGCTTCGGCCGGGGACGGCTGCCTGCACGAAGGGGTCGTGCGGAACGCGCGGCGCGCTCCCGGGAGTCTCGCCGTCGCGGGCGCCCAGCGGCTCACCTACGCCGAGCTCGATGACGCTTCCGGCACCTGGGCTGCGCTGCTGGCCGCGGCTGGCGTGGGGCCGACCTGGATCGTGCCGATCGTGCTGCCCCGGTCCGCCTCCCTGGTGCTGGCGGCCCTCGCCGTGCTCAAGACCGGGGGCGCCTATGCCCTGCTCGACCCCGGCTGGCCGGAGGCCCGGATCCGGGAGGCGGTCGCCCGGCTCGGCGCGAAGCTCGTGGTCTGCCATGACGACGTCTCCCTGGCCGGTGACGTGGCTCGGTGGGTGCCGCCCAGCCGGCCGGTGCCGGTGCCCGGCTGGCGTCCGGTGCCGGTCGATCCTTCGGCGCCGAGCACCGCCTTCCTGACCTCGGGCACCACCGGAACGCCGAAGTTCGTGGTGTCGCCCCACCGGGCGACCACGCGGCTGTTCGGGCCACAGTCCTTCGCGAGGTTCTCGCCGGGGACCGTGGTGGCCGTGGCGTCGCCTGTGTCGTGGGACGCCTTTTCGCTGGAACTCTGGTCGGCTCTCGTCAGCGGGGGCACGGCCGCCATCGTCCCGGAGCCGTTTCTGTCCGCGGAGGCGCTGCGCACGACGGTGGCCGAGCACGGGACCGACACCGCGTGGCTGACCAGCAGCCTGTTCAACGTGATCGTGGACGAAGATCCGGGCGCTTTCCAGGGCCTGTGCCAGCTCATGGTCGGCGGGGAACGCCTCTCGCCGCCGCACGTGGCACGGTTCCTGCGTGCCCATCCCCGGATCGTGCTGATCAACGGCTACGGCCCGGTGGAGAACACGATCTTCATGACCACGCACCGGGTCGAGCCCGGTGACTGCGACCGGCCCGGGGGCATTCCGCTCGGGGTGGCCGTCGGCGGCACCCAGGTGCACGTCCTGGACGGCGACCGGCCGTGCGCACCGGGGGAGACCGGCGAAATCTGCGCCTCGGGAACGGGGCTCGCCCTGGGGTACCTGGACGACCCCGAGCGGACCGCGCGGTCGTTCACCGCAGTCGCGATTGACGGCGCTGCGGAGCGCGTCTACCGCACCGGGGACCTCGGCGTGCTCGACTCCGCCGGCCTGCTGCACTTCAAGGGCCGCGCGGACCGCCAGGTCAAGGTGCGCGGACACCGGGTGGAGCTCGCCGAGATCGAGCGTCAAGTCGAGCGAGTGCTTCCGTCGGTGCGGTCGTGCCGGGTCCTGGCCCGACGCACGGCCGCGGGCGACACCACCGAGCTGGTCGCGTTCTGCGTTCCGATCCGGGCAGGGGACACGCTGGCGGATGCCGTACCCACCCTGCACGCCGCGATGCTTCCCCACCACCGCCCTGCCGCCGTCGTCGGCGTCGGCGGCTTCCCGCTGACCGAACGCGGGAAGCTCGACGAGCGGGCGCTCTGGGAGAGCCTGCCCGCCGCGGCCTCGTCCGCACCCGACGCAGATGCCCTGTCCCCGGGCGGAACGGCGCAGGTGGTGGCCGGTGTCTTCGCTGCGGTGCTCGGCGTTTCCGCGGTGCCGCGTGACGTCCCGTTCACCCGGCTGGGCGGGACTTCGCTGGACGCGGGCCGGGTCTGTGCCCGGCTGTCCACGCAGCTCGGCCGGCAGGTACCGGTGTCCGTTCTCTACCGCTACGAGACCGCCGCGGCGCTGGCCGCCTGGGCGGCTGAGACCGCACCGCCGGAAGAATCCGGGCACGACGACCGCGGCGACGTCCCGCTGACCCCGCAGCAGCTGCTGTTCCTGAGCCGCGAGCTAGCCGGCCCGCAGGACCGGACTTCGCATTGCCTGCTGGTGTGGGCCGTCGAAGGCCCACTCGACCACACGGCGCTGCGCAGCGCCATCGCCGCCCTGCATGCCAGGCACGAGCCCCTTCGCTCCGCCTACCTGGCGGATCCCCGCCCTTGCGCGATACCGATCGACGTCCCGCCGCCGGACCTGGTGGTCCTGCCTGCCCACCGGACCGAAACCGAGGCGCTGGTCGCGTTGCGCGGCGAACTGGGCCGGGAGCTGGACATAGCCGGCGCGGCCGTGTGGCGGGCCGCGGTCGTGCCGTCCGCCGACGACCACACGAGTGCCCTGCTCGGCTGCGCCGTGCACCACATCGCTTTCGACGGCTGGTCGGAGTCGGTGTTCGCGCGGGACCTGGCAGCGCTCTACAACCGAGCTCGCGAGCTGCCGTGGACCCTGCCGGCGAAGCCGCCTTCGCCGGCCGCCATCCGCGCCGGGGACGTGTCCTACGCGAGCCAGGCCGACCTCCCCGCCCAACGCGCCCGGCTGGCGCAGGAGCTGGCTGGCACGCCCGAAATCCGCTGGCCGGGCGCGCCAGCAGGAGGGCAGGCGGGGGAGCCCGGACTGGTCACGGCGACCATTCCGGCCGAGACCGTCGTGGCGGTGGATGCGGCTGCCGTCCGGGCGGGCACCTCCCGCTTCGCGGTCCTGCTGGCCCAGCACGCGGGTGCGCTCGCCGAGCTCACCGGGCAACAGGACTTCGGGATCGGGGTGCCGGTCGCCTGCCGGGACCGGCCCGGGCTCGAAGACGCCGTCGGGTGCCACATCACCATGGTCTGCGTCCGGTTGCGCGACGACGCGGTGAACGGGGGCGGCCGGGCCATCGAGGAGACCGGGCGGGCCCTGCGGCGAGCCCTGGCCGCCCAGGACGTGCCGCTGAACACCATGCTGGCGTGGGGAACCAACCGGACGCGGGGCAGGGCGCCGCTGTTCCAGACGCTTTTCGCGTTGCAGGACAACGACGTTCCCCGCCTCGAACTCACGGGCGTGCGGACCCGCTTCCGCCGCCAGCGCTACCTCGACCTGCCCTTGGAACTGCATGCCGAGCTGTGGCCCGACGCGGACGGCGGGCTCGGCCTCACGGTGTACTTCCGTCCGGAGGCCGTCGCGGAGCAGGATGCACGGAACCTGGCGCTCGGCTTCACTCGCCGGCTGGAGTCGATCGGGTCGGAGGTGCAGTCTTGA
- a CDS encoding LamG-like jellyroll fold domain-containing protein: MTETNSAAAVTSDEPGAVRLAGWWKFDEGTGATADDSTGNGHRLTAIGNPQWTEGPTGGAIALDGTTQWLSGTTPVVASDRSFSVAAWVRLDSATIGAEAQLKPGDFAVTAVSMDGPSHSPFYLGARIGDADPASTDPKLRWCFTAAPVDGGPTGPVEWQKAWSAQPVGPAELDRWELLVGVYDLESAAVRIFVPGTGDHGVGELPGNWPAWRAEGGVGIGQARYLDAVADQWPGSVGAVRIYLGVLDEADARRLYEEDLAAQR, translated from the coding sequence GTGACCGAAACGAATTCAGCCGCAGCAGTGACGAGCGACGAGCCCGGAGCGGTCCGGCTCGCCGGATGGTGGAAGTTCGACGAGGGTACGGGCGCCACCGCCGACGACAGCACGGGCAACGGGCACCGGCTGACGGCCATTGGAAATCCACAGTGGACGGAGGGGCCGACAGGCGGCGCGATCGCTCTCGACGGAACCACCCAGTGGCTGTCCGGTACCACGCCCGTCGTGGCCAGCGACCGCAGCTTCAGCGTCGCGGCCTGGGTCCGCCTGGACAGCGCCACCATCGGCGCGGAGGCGCAGTTGAAACCCGGTGACTTCGCCGTCACCGCTGTGAGTATGGACGGCCCCTCGCACAGCCCCTTCTACCTCGGCGCGCGCATCGGCGACGCCGACCCGGCGAGTACGGACCCGAAGCTACGCTGGTGCTTCACCGCCGCCCCGGTGGATGGCGGGCCGACCGGGCCGGTGGAGTGGCAGAAGGCATGGTCGGCCCAGCCGGTCGGGCCGGCCGAACTCGACCGGTGGGAGCTGCTGGTGGGCGTGTACGACCTCGAGTCCGCGGCCGTCCGGATCTTCGTACCGGGTACCGGCGACCACGGGGTCGGCGAGCTGCCCGGCAACTGGCCGGCGTGGCGCGCCGAAGGTGGTGTGGGCATCGGCCAGGCCCGGTACCTCGACGCGGTCGCCGACCAGTGGCCGGGCTCGGTCGGCGCGGTCCGGATCTACTTGGGGGTGCTGGACGAGGCCGACGCGCGGCGGCTGTACGAGGAGGACCTGGCCGCCCAGCGCTGA
- a CDS encoding Gfo/Idh/MocA family protein — MHPMPARVTALACGVDGGGPSTEERRGVDLLPRLRTALIGVGRHAPKDYVPAFSELAEEVELVAACDVDPASQSRLTRALAEHGTSSSPRFFTEYESALDWAWPDLAIMATHHTHLEIARELLLRKIPFLKDKPFAMAPADTEELARLIAKSGYMRLCPQRRRHLLEGCSNAHGARCRGRLRYVRCGRCVVPEDLQNHCRGRGRGAVHRPARRLRPRSARVLQQSGRPGNGSGRAAVTVRPHRAGTESPRLPAGNPFSRPADRRTRAGDRVEARLPPADHRVPGAHRRRPGDHRVDCGPHVGALRPAIRCRHGAGAGRAGPACPGLTTPRASRTWTCASRPRRCTCSISSIAHCPR, encoded by the coding sequence ATGCACCCGATGCCGGCACGAGTGACCGCCCTTGCCTGCGGCGTAGACGGTGGCGGGCCATCGACGGAGGAGAGAAGGGGAGTAGACCTCTTGCCCAGACTGCGCACAGCCCTGATAGGTGTCGGCCGGCACGCGCCGAAAGACTACGTCCCCGCGTTCTCCGAACTGGCCGAGGAGGTCGAGCTCGTCGCCGCGTGCGACGTGGACCCCGCCTCACAATCGCGACTGACCCGCGCGCTCGCTGAACACGGAACCTCGTCGTCGCCCCGGTTCTTCACCGAATACGAGTCCGCACTGGACTGGGCGTGGCCCGACCTGGCGATCATGGCGACGCATCACACACACCTGGAGATCGCCCGCGAGCTGCTCCTGCGCAAGATTCCCTTCCTCAAGGACAAGCCGTTCGCGATGGCGCCAGCGGACACCGAAGAACTTGCACGCCTGATCGCCAAGAGTGGGTACATGCGCCTGTGCCCGCAACGCAGACGCCATCTCCTTGAAGGCTGCTCGAACGCCCACGGCGCGCGCTGCCGCGGCCGCCTTCGGTACGTTCGGTGTGGCAGGTGCGTGGTGCCGGAAGACCTACAAAATCATTGCCGCGGGCGAGGACGGGGTGCTGTCCACCGGCCGGCGCGACGTCTACGACCGCGCTCAGCACGGGTACTTCAACAATCGGGCCGTCCGGGTAATGGATCAGGCCGGGCCGCCGTAACCGTACGCCCCCACCGGGCTGGGACTGAGTCACCGCGCTTACCCGCCGGGAATCCCTTTAGCCGCCCCGCAGATCGCCGAACTCGGGCAGGGGATCGAGTCGAAGCAAGACTACCCCCGGCGGATCACCGGGTACCTGGAGCGCATCGACGGCGTCCAGGTGATCATCGCGTCGACTGCGGGCCGCATGTCGGCGCACTACGCCCAGCTATTCGATGTCGACACGGAGCTGGTGCGGGGCGGGCGGGGCCGGCTTGTCCGGGGCTTACAACGCCGAGGGCATCGAGGACGTGGACGTGCGCTAGTCGACCGCGCCGCTGCACATGCTCCATCTCTTCCATCGCCCACTGTCCGCGGTGA
- a CDS encoding N-acetylglucosamine kinase codes for MGVNARTVLAVDAGDTKTDVLLVDSGGTVLGAARGPGACHQTIGARAALDRIEALAGRAARQAGRPATPPFADHTAAFLSGVDFPREREALHEAIRGRGWSTSSVVDNDTFALLRSGTTDNVGVSVVCGTGINCVGVAPDGRVHRFLALGRLSGDWGGGQDLGSEVLWLAARAADGRGEPTALLDAVLAHFSRSSMADLLEAMHFGEIPANAVDRLAPLLTRVAGTGDEVAAEVLHRLAGELATLATITLRRLDFLERPATVVLGGGVIAGAGPGMVREVALRCAAVAPLSTVLVPEILPVAGAALLGLEEIGAHTAETRLRAEFAARWVPSAG; via the coding sequence GTGGGCGTGAATGCGCGAACCGTGCTTGCGGTCGATGCCGGCGACACGAAGACCGACGTGCTGCTGGTCGACAGCGGTGGCACGGTTCTGGGGGCGGCGCGGGGCCCGGGGGCGTGCCACCAGACGATCGGGGCGCGGGCCGCGCTGGACCGGATCGAGGCACTGGCTGGCCGGGCGGCGCGGCAAGCCGGTCGGCCCGCCACCCCGCCCTTCGCCGACCACACCGCCGCATTTCTGTCCGGAGTGGACTTCCCGCGCGAGCGGGAGGCGCTGCACGAGGCGATCCGGGGACGGGGGTGGTCGACGTCTTCGGTGGTCGACAACGACACGTTCGCGCTGCTCCGTTCGGGAACGACCGACAACGTCGGTGTGTCCGTGGTCTGCGGGACGGGAATCAACTGCGTCGGTGTCGCCCCCGACGGCCGGGTTCACCGGTTTCTCGCACTGGGCAGGCTTTCGGGAGACTGGGGCGGCGGGCAGGACCTGGGCAGCGAAGTGCTGTGGCTGGCGGCCCGGGCGGCCGACGGCCGTGGGGAGCCCACCGCGCTGCTGGACGCCGTCCTGGCGCACTTTTCCCGTTCCAGCATGGCCGATCTGCTGGAGGCGATGCACTTCGGCGAAATCCCGGCGAACGCCGTCGATCGGTTGGCGCCCTTGCTGACCCGGGTGGCCGGGACCGGGGACGAGGTGGCGGCGGAGGTCCTGCACCGGCTGGCAGGCGAACTCGCCACCTTGGCCACGATCACCCTGCGCCGCCTGGATTTCCTGGAGCGGCCCGCCACCGTGGTGCTCGGCGGTGGCGTGATCGCCGGGGCGGGTCCGGGTATGGTGCGGGAAGTGGCGCTGCGGTGCGCCGCGGTCGCCCCGTTGAGCACGGTCCTCGTGCCGGAAATCCTTCCTGTGGCCGGGGCGGCGCTGCTGGGGCTGGAGGAAATCGGGGCGCACACCGCCGAAACCCGGTTGCGCGCGGAATTCGCGGCGCGCTGGGTGCCGTCGGCCGGTTGA